GCCTATGATGCGTTGGGGTCTTTCGTGGCTATTCCAGTTGGCGAGCTTGCCGCAGGCCCGCTGGCGATGCACTACGGAAACACCCGCGTCTTATTAGTCTCAGCCGTTGTTGTCGTGATTGCGACAGTTGCCGCAAGTTTTGTGCCTGCCATCAGACGGCTCGACAATTCGGTACACATCAAAGAGACCTGACCAAAGCCGAGGATTTGTTGAGCAGCCAGGGCCGTAAATATCCTACCGTGTTGGATAACGGCAACACATCGTCGTGAAGGTGGAGATGTAATACATCCCGAATGTAGGCCCGGCGGTTTTGAATACGCTGCCAAAGCTCTGGATACTGCGTGGCGATTTGCTGGCGCAGAGGCTCATCGGCAAGCGCAATGGTATCTTCAATACTCGCTCCCGCGTAGCCCTTACGCGACGGGATGATGTCGATTTGCAGCAGCATTCCGCTGGATAAAGGAATGTCCGATGATGGATAAACAGGTGAACAGAGCCACTCTTCATCGGCGACCAAATGGCCAGGGTTCAGGTGCCAGTGGTATTCGGCTTTTGGCAATACACGCTCAATCAGTTCATACACTTCGTGGCCCTTTACACCGACGCGCATATGCTCAAGCCAGCTCACAACGGCGCGATAGTAGGGAATGGCGACCACATCAAGATAGTCCTGAACCTCAGCCGGTAGCTCATCGGCGTGGTTGACGACATACGCAGCCCGGCTGGTTAAACCGCCCTTGTAGCTGACGGTTAATGAAAATTTATCGCCTTTCTGGATCTGTTTATCTGAGGGATACAAATTGGCATTCTCAAAACGATCCCCCGTCGCGGCGATAGTGACAACGTTATTGGGTTGACCTTCGGCGGCCAGCAGCGCGGCAATGGTTTTTTCCGATTTGCCCAACTCAACCGCATTCAGTGCCGTCAGCATCGCACTCGAGGCCAGGTTTGCACCGTATTCGTAATGCGCGATTTCATTGGCGTTATTAATAGTACGCGCACCATCGCGCGGCGAAATAAACAGACTCGTGGCGTTAAGAAGCTCGCATGCAGAAGCCGAAAGAGCGGTCTGAATCGCCTGGAAAATAAAGGTGGGAATATCAAACATCGGTGTGTTGTTACTGTGGGTGCCGGTGAAAAGTTTCCAGCCTGCGATGCCGACACGTTGTTGCTGGTGAAGCCCTGCTTGCTGCAACACTTCACTCAGTGAAAACGTGGTGTCCATCGGCTGGTTGGGCAGTGAAAACCACGGCGCGTGTACCACTTTTGCCGGAACTCTGGAGTGCTGTGCGAGTTTGAGATTTTCATTGCCGAGAACCAGAACCGCCTCGCCGCTTTTATGCAGCACCAGCAAACCTTCTTCAAAGCGCGGGATGAATCCCGTCAGATATTCAAAATTCCCGCCATGTTCTTTGTCGGCGTAGACGATTAACGCATCCAGGTTGTGCCGCACCATACCGTGAAAAATTTTGTACAGGCGTTCCTGAATTGTCTGGTCATTTAATACAACGCCTGGGATACCCGGGTAAATGTCCGGTTGTTTGATGGGGGTCAGCATAATCGGCGAATGTGTTTTCGGCATGGGTCTGTAACTCCTTTTTATTTTTCCCGGAATGAACCTTAACTTACCACCAGGCAAATATTGAGCCTATCCCGGCAATCGACTTTTGGGACGCCCAGGGCCAAGTAAAACCGCCAGCTTGTTGCCGCCGTGTGTGGTTTCCATCAGAATTTTACACACGCTGGTGAGAGGGACTGAAAGTAACATCCCAACCGGGCCGAGTAACCAACCCCAAAACAGCAACGACAAGAACACCACGAAGGTCGACATCCCGAGGCCGCGACCCATCATGCGCGGCTCGACGATATTCCCCAGCACCATATGCACCGCAAGGAACAGTGCGCCCACCAGAACCATTTCGTACGTTCCGTTAAACAAAAATGCCTGAACCATTGGCGGTATCGCGGAAATCACCGAACCAATGTTGGGGATGTAATTCAGCAAGAAGCCCAGCACGCCCCACATCAGCGAAAATTGCACGCCTAATAACTCCAGCCCCAGCCAGATAATCAGGCCTGTCCATAGGCTAATTAATGTTTTTAGCGCCAGGTAATGCGTCACTCCTTTGAGTGCACGGTGCAAGCTGGCGATATGAATTTTCGGGTTGGACAGGGCGAAGCGCAGTTTATACGGAACGTGGCGCACCTCGAACAACATGAACACGACGGTCATCACCAGAAGAAGAATGCTGGCCATCGCGCCAGAAAGCCCGGTCATCAGCGTCGTGGCATAAGACATCACTTTCTCTGAATCCATGCGCTGTAACATGCGCTCTGGCGATAATCTCAGATGCATAAATGGCAGCATCTTTTCGAGATCGGATACCTTCTGCGTCAGCATCTTGCTGTATTTAGGCAACAAGTCGATGAACTCGCTCATCGATGCAGCCAGCACGCCAACCAGCATCGTCAGTACAACTAACATTGCAAATACGACAATGGATATTGCCAATGGCCTGTTCACTCCCCGACGAATAAACCAGGTGACCAGCGGGTTGAGCACAATGGCGAAGAAAAGTGCCAGCAAGAGCTGGACGATGATGTCTGCCGCCGCATGAATCCCGGCGAGAATAATCACCAGTGCGGCCAGTTTTAGCAGAATGTGGAGCCCAGTTTTATCGGGTTCTGGTGAGGGCATGGAGAGATCCTGTGTGCGAGAGATCCTTTTAGTGTAGCGCCTCGTTAATTTCTCACGCGCAGGGCGAGTCTGAAAGTCTGTGGCTGAAATGTGAAACCTGAAGTGGGTATACTGGGGAACGCTGTTTTTAAAGTGAATGATCATGCCTGACCTCACGCCCGCCCCCGCAGTAAGCAGTTTCCGTCTTAATCTGCAGATTGTCTCTGTAGTGATGTTCAATTTTGCCAGCTACATGACGATTGGCCTGCCGCTCGCGGTGCTACCCGGTTACGTTCACGAGATGATGGGATACAGCGCGTTTTGGGCGGGGTTGGTGATAAGTCTTCAGTATTTCGCCACTTTGCTGAGCCGCCCACATGCCGGGCGTTACGCGGATATTCTGGGCCCGAAAAAAATCGTTATCTTCGGCTTGTGCGGCTGTTTCCTGAGTGGCGCGAGCTACATGCTGGCGGCGTTTGGCAGCGCATGGCCGCTCGTGAGCCTGGTGTTGCTCTGTCTTGGGCGCGTGATTCTGGGGATAGGGCAAAGTTTTGCAGGCACAGGTTCAACGCTTTGGGGCGTCGGCGTGGTGGGGTCGCTGCATATTGGGCGAGTGATCTCCTGGAATGGCATTGTCACTTACGGTGCGATGGCGATGGGCGCGCCGCTGGGAGTGCTGATCTACCATTTTGGCGGGCTTGAGTTGTTAGCCGGAATGGTTATGGCGGTCGCGCTGGTGGCGGTGCTGCTGGCACTTCCTCGCCCTGCGGTGAAAGCCAGCAAAAGCAAGCCGCTGCCGTTTCGTGCGGTGCTCGGGCGCGTCTGGCCATACGGTATGGCATTAGCGCTGGCATCGGCAGGTTTTGGCGTTATCGCAACCTTTATCACGCTGTTTTATGAGGCCAAAGGATGGAATGGTGCGGCCTTCGCGCTCACCCTGTTTAGCTGCGCGTTTGTGGGCACTCGCTTACTTTTCCCAAACGGAATTAACCGGTTCGGCGGTCTGAATGTGGCGATGATTTGCTTCTCGGTCGAGATAATCGGGTTACTGCTGGTCGGCTTTGCTGTCGATCCATGGATGGCAAAAACAGGTACATTTCTGACCGGGGCGGGCTTCTCTCTGGTGTTCCCGGCGCTGGGTGTGGTGGCAGTAAAAAGGGTACCGCAACAAAATCAGGGCAGTGCGCTGGCAACTTACACCGTGTTTATGGACTTATCGCTGGGGATTACCGGGCCACTGGCTGGATTTATGATGGCTTACGCGGGGGTGTCGATGATTTATCTGGCTGCTGCGGCACTGGTCTTTGTCGCATTGCTTATGGCGTGGAAGCTAAAAAAACGGCCCCCGATTGAGCAACCGGAGGCCATGTCATCATCCCAACAATAATTACTTGATGGTGATGGTATTAATGATGTTTTCAGCGGCAGTTTGCGCCAGTTGCTGATTATCCGCAGGCAGCGTGATCTGCATGGTTAACAGCTGGTTATCGACCTTACCCAGAATAACGGATGAGTATGCGGTCTGGCCTTTTGCTGAAATAATGCTGTCTAACTGTTGCAGGGTGTGGCCTTTGATCTCGATGGATTTGTTGGTCACGACTTGCAACTGTGGATCACGGGCACGCTGCTGATCTTCAAGGCGTTTCGCCAGCGCAGCTAAATCGTCAGGCGTGTTCTCGCCGACAATCACAATCACGGCTTTCTGACCGGATGCATCAGAATAGACGTGCATGTTATTTGCCTGAGTGCCCAGTTTACCGCTCTGGTCGGTCATCTCGGCAGGAAGTGCAAAGCTGATTTTCCCATCCAGCAAACTTACCGGCTGACCGCTAGCTGATGCTGCCGCTTCATTCGTCGTTGCCGTTTTGCTGTCGTTGTTATCGCAAGCGGCCAGGCCCAATACCAGCAGGCCGATACCGACATATTTTACCAGGTTACCCATGACTTCTTCCTTTACGTTAGCCAGCCTTTGCGGCCTATCTCAGCATCTTATCACAAGATAATTCAACCACGGTCAACCCGGCTGCAACGCCGAGTTTTCAGATTTTTCTGCGAGCCGTTTCAACAACATATTCAACAATACACCATACATCGGCAGGAAGAATACGATACTGATTAATACTTTAAAGCAGTAATCAACGATAGCGATTTCGACCCAATGCTGTGCCATAAACACGTCCGGGCTGCGCCAGAAGGCGATGAAGAAGAAGGACAGCGTGTCGCTTATGTTGCCTAAAAATGTAGATGCCGTTGGTGCAAGCCACCAGTAGCGGCTCTGGCGCAGGCGGTTAAACACGTGTACATCCAGAATCTGCCCAAGCGCATAAGCCATAAAGCTGGCGACAGCGATACGGGCGACAAACAGGTTGAAGTGCGTTAACGCTTCAAACCCTTGCCAGGTGCCCATATAAAAGAGCGCAGAAATACCGTAAGAAATGATAAGCGCGGGCAGCATCACGGCGAAAATAATCCGTCGTGCCAAAGGTGCGCCAAAGATACGTACCGTCAGGTCAGTCGCGAGGAAGATAAAAGGAAAACTAAACGCGCCCCAGGTGGTATGGAAACCCAAAACCGACACCGGTAATTGCACCAGATAGTTACTGGAAGTGATCACCAGCAAATGGAATAGCGATAGCCAGAACAGCGCTTTAGTGCGCTGAATAGAGTTGAACTGCATCATTTTGTAGCCTTTTTAGTGTAATGGGGTGAGGGAACCCAGTCGAAATTTTTCCCCAGCGGAAACGCTGGAAGCCGGGGATGATACTGCTTTAGTCCGTCATTGCAACGGTTAATTTATACCCGTCGCATTTCAAGCTGCATGTGCGTTGGCTACGTTCAATTGCCCGAATCACTTACTTTAGTAAGCTCATCGGGACTCTTTCTCTTGCCGCCTTCCTGCAACTCGAAATGCATTGGGTATCGCGCAATCGTTCACGTCACTTGCGCGATAATTTGCCGGGGGTAAACTATCGCGGTTTGTTAAATGTGAGACCGCTCATGACCGATTTGTTTGCCAATCCTGACCACACGCTAGATGCCATGGGCCTGCGCTGCCCGGAACCCGTAATGATGGTTCGCAAAACTGTCCGCAATATGCAGGCTGGTGAAACTTTGCTGGTCATCGCCGACGACCCCGCAACGACGCGTGATATCCCCGGCTTTTGCATTTTTATGGAGCATGAGCTGCTTGCTAAACAAGTAGAATCATTGCCTTACCAATATCTGCTGCGTAAAGGCCAGTAGCTGCGCAATAGCCCTTTGCTCCCCGCTTTGGGCTTCTGAACCCTCTTTGCATTTCCGCTGAACCTCAATTTCATTTTTTGTCACTTTTTGTGAAGCGCTTCACCCATGCTTTTCTCCACGTAGTCTAATTTTTAATCGATTAATTAAAACATTGTTTTATTTCTTCCCTTAAAATTCTACCTCTGCTGGAGCGACACAATGAAGAAGACCTTTCTGCCTGCTTTTGCTGGTTTATGTTTGTCTACCGCGTCAGTTCTGTTTGCACCCTCTGCGTTGGCACAAGTGATAAAAGCTGCCGACGTCCATCCAGAAGGTTATCCAAATGTGGTCGCGGTTCAGCATATGGGTGAAAAACTTAAGCAAGAAACCAATGGGGACATGGAGATCAAAGTTTTCCCTAGCGGTGTGCTTGGGGATGAAAAACAGTTGATTGAGCAAGCGCAGATGGGGGCAATCG
The nucleotide sequence above comes from Buttiauxella selenatireducens. Encoded proteins:
- a CDS encoding M24 family metallopeptidase; translated protein: MPKTHSPIMLTPIKQPDIYPGIPGVVLNDQTIQERLYKIFHGMVRHNLDALIVYADKEHGGNFEYLTGFIPRFEEGLLVLHKSGEAVLVLGNENLKLAQHSRVPAKVVHAPWFSLPNQPMDTTFSLSEVLQQAGLHQQQRVGIAGWKLFTGTHSNNTPMFDIPTFIFQAIQTALSASACELLNATSLFISPRDGARTINNANEIAHYEYGANLASSAMLTALNAVELGKSEKTIAALLAAEGQPNNVVTIAATGDRFENANLYPSDKQIQKGDKFSLTVSYKGGLTSRAAYVVNHADELPAEVQDYLDVVAIPYYRAVVSWLEHMRVGVKGHEVYELIERVLPKAEYHWHLNPGHLVADEEWLCSPVYPSSDIPLSSGMLLQIDIIPSRKGYAGASIEDTIALADEPLRQQIATQYPELWQRIQNRRAYIRDVLHLHLHDDVLPLSNTVGYLRPWLLNKSSALVRSL
- a CDS encoding AI-2E family transporter; translation: MPSPEPDKTGLHILLKLAALVIILAGIHAAADIIVQLLLALFFAIVLNPLVTWFIRRGVNRPLAISIVVFAMLVVLTMLVGVLAASMSEFIDLLPKYSKMLTQKVSDLEKMLPFMHLRLSPERMLQRMDSEKVMSYATTLMTGLSGAMASILLLVMTVVFMLFEVRHVPYKLRFALSNPKIHIASLHRALKGVTHYLALKTLISLWTGLIIWLGLELLGVQFSLMWGVLGFLLNYIPNIGSVISAIPPMVQAFLFNGTYEMVLVGALFLAVHMVLGNIVEPRMMGRGLGMSTFVVFLSLLFWGWLLGPVGMLLSVPLTSVCKILMETTHGGNKLAVLLGPGRPKSRLPG
- a CDS encoding MFS transporter, whose product is MPDLTPAPAVSSFRLNLQIVSVVMFNFASYMTIGLPLAVLPGYVHEMMGYSAFWAGLVISLQYFATLLSRPHAGRYADILGPKKIVIFGLCGCFLSGASYMLAAFGSAWPLVSLVLLCLGRVILGIGQSFAGTGSTLWGVGVVGSLHIGRVISWNGIVTYGAMAMGAPLGVLIYHFGGLELLAGMVMAVALVAVLLALPRPAVKASKSKPLPFRAVLGRVWPYGMALALASAGFGVIATFITLFYEAKGWNGAAFALTLFSCAFVGTRLLFPNGINRFGGLNVAMICFSVEIIGLLLVGFAVDPWMAKTGTFLTGAGFSLVFPALGVVAVKRVPQQNQGSALATYTVFMDLSLGITGPLAGFMMAYAGVSMIYLAAAALVFVALLMAWKLKKRPPIEQPEAMSSSQQ
- a CDS encoding DcrB family lipoprotein, whose translation is MGNLVKYVGIGLLVLGLAACDNNDSKTATTNEAAASASGQPVSLLDGKISFALPAEMTDQSGKLGTQANNMHVYSDASGQKAVIVIVGENTPDDLAALAKRLEDQQRARDPQLQVVTNKSIEIKGHTLQQLDSIISAKGQTAYSSVILGKVDNQLLTMQITLPADNQQLAQTAAENIINTITIK
- a CDS encoding 7-cyano-7-deazaguanine/7-aminomethyl-7-deazaguanine transporter is translated as MMQFNSIQRTKALFWLSLFHLLVITSSNYLVQLPVSVLGFHTTWGAFSFPFIFLATDLTVRIFGAPLARRIIFAVMLPALIISYGISALFYMGTWQGFEALTHFNLFVARIAVASFMAYALGQILDVHVFNRLRQSRYWWLAPTASTFLGNISDTLSFFFIAFWRSPDVFMAQHWVEIAIVDYCFKVLISIVFFLPMYGVLLNMLLKRLAEKSENSALQPG
- the tusA gene encoding sulfurtransferase TusA encodes the protein MTDLFANPDHTLDAMGLRCPEPVMMVRKTVRNMQAGETLLVIADDPATTRDIPGFCIFMEHELLAKQVESLPYQYLLRKGQ